A genomic window from Campylobacter concisus includes:
- a CDS encoding riboflavin synthase — MFNGLIREIAQVVSYSQNILRLKANFRPNLGDSIAVNGACLSVIKLHEDGFSVELSAESRANIAVENLKERVHIEPAMKLGDRVDGHLMQGHIDFVGKISNIKKNENGVDFYIDLPRDAMSLMSNKGSVGVEGVSLTINEILPKGIRLTIIPITFRDSLFGTFKVGRRVNIESDLLARYVARQLFCKQDSGLTWDDVERISSLY, encoded by the coding sequence ATGTTTAATGGCTTGATTCGTGAGATCGCACAGGTTGTTAGTTATTCACAAAATATTTTAAGGCTAAAGGCAAATTTTCGTCCAAATTTAGGCGATAGCATTGCCGTAAATGGTGCTTGCCTGAGTGTAATAAAACTACATGAAGATGGCTTTAGTGTGGAGCTAAGCGCAGAGAGTAGGGCGAATATCGCGGTTGAAAATTTAAAAGAAAGAGTGCATATAGAGCCAGCGATGAAGCTAGGAGACCGAGTAGATGGGCATTTAATGCAAGGACATATCGATTTTGTCGGTAAAATTTCAAATATTAAAAAGAATGAGAATGGGGTTGATTTTTATATCGACCTGCCGCGCGATGCTATGAGTTTGATGTCAAATAAAGGCTCGGTGGGTGTTGAGGGCGTGAGTCTAACCATAAATGAAATTTTGCCAAAGGGTATAAGGCTCACTATCATACCAATCACTTTTAGAGATAGCCTTTTTGGCACTTTTAAGGTCGGCAGGCGCGTAAATATTGAAAGTGATCTTTTGGCTCGATACGTAGCTAGGCAGCTTTTTTGCAAACAAGATAGTGGCCTTACCTGGGACGATGTTGAGCGAATTTCTAGCCTTTACTAG
- a CDS encoding DUF4198 domain-containing protein, with the protein MKIGRILTAIMLTGAFYMVQAHMFWVDGANDEKLGKFIANMGYSDDFPKLEPIMAERVHLFAPITVISKDGSKKKLKQSGENYHYEGERLDKGTYILLAQQNPMYSLKKRSDSKWLIDKTKLDLKDLSDIQICRLMTITSKRVLNLGEIDGFVTKPVGVKIEIVPLQNPAEFRVDKPFKLQVFADGKPLERAKLTGTFAGFLDHKHAFYGMTDEQGITEVLALRPGFWVFEVIYERPYPDATKCDKETLKTTLSFEIKE; encoded by the coding sequence ATGAAAATAGGTAGAATTTTGACCGCCATTATGTTAACAGGAGCCTTTTATATGGTGCAAGCACACATGTTTTGGGTAGATGGAGCTAATGATGAAAAGCTAGGAAAATTTATCGCAAACATGGGTTATAGCGATGATTTTCCAAAGCTAGAGCCTATTATGGCCGAACGCGTCCATCTTTTTGCGCCAATTACTGTAATAAGTAAAGATGGTAGCAAAAAGAAGCTTAAGCAAAGTGGCGAGAACTATCACTACGAGGGCGAAAGATTAGACAAAGGCACATATATCTTACTAGCACAGCAAAATCCTATGTATTCGCTTAAAAAACGTAGTGATAGCAAGTGGCTAATAGACAAAACAAAGCTTGATCTAAAGGATCTAAGCGATATACAGATTTGCCGGCTGATGACGATAACATCTAAAAGAGTCTTAAATTTAGGTGAAATAGATGGCTTCGTAACTAAACCTGTTGGGGTTAAAATCGAGATCGTGCCACTACAAAACCCAGCGGAATTTAGAGTAGATAAGCCTTTTAAATTGCAGGTTTTTGCTGATGGAAAACCGCTAGAGCGAGCTAAGCTAACTGGTACTTTTGCTGGATTTTTAGACCATAAGCACGCATTTTACGGTATGACAGATGAGCAAGGCATCACTGAAGTATTAGCTCTAAGACCAGGATTTTGGGTATTTGAAGTTATTTATGAAAGACCTTATCCAGATGCTACGAAGTGTGACAAAGAGACGTTAAAAACGACGCTTAGTTTTGAGATAAAAGAATAA
- a CDS encoding acetyltransferase, protein MPYENFKSKNPLVLKITTNARKFGVETLQNEEFVSILLNVKKLEISSKQRQTMAEIFAKLIKIEEDSQLSK, encoded by the coding sequence ATGCCTTACGAAAACTTTAAATCAAAAAATCCTCTTGTGCTAAAAATCACTACAAATGCAAGAAAATTTGGCGTAGAAACGCTGCAAAACGAGGAGTTTGTAAGCATTCTTTTAAATGTTAAGAAGCTTGAAATTTCATCCAAACAAAGGCAAACAATGGCAGAAATTTTTGCCAAGTTAATAAAAATCGAAGAAGACTCACAATTAAGTAAATAA
- a CDS encoding polyphenol oxidase family protein, with translation MRKNLEIVFDKNGVLAGFTNRFGGVSEGIFESLNLADHVGDDPLKVAQNREILATALGIMPINLKFMSQIHSNKVEILQDFNDDLPPCDGVITSLKGVALCVLVADCAPVLIIDEHLGVVAAVHAGRAGVTSKICTNAVGLMTSEFGCRASNLRVFIGANIKVQNYEVGKLDLGEFNRYKKDGKFDINAALLDEFAKLGVDQISLDPRCTFERDELFSYRKQSRTGRFCGFVMNRATSVNNKR, from the coding sequence ATGCGTAAAAATTTAGAGATCGTCTTTGATAAAAATGGCGTATTAGCTGGCTTTACAAATAGATTTGGCGGTGTGAGTGAGGGCATTTTTGAGAGCTTAAATTTAGCAGATCATGTTGGCGATGATCCGCTAAAGGTCGCACAAAATCGTGAAATTTTAGCAACGGCGCTTGGCATTATGCCTATTAATTTAAAATTTATGAGCCAAATCCACTCAAATAAAGTGGAAATTCTGCAAGATTTTAACGATGATCTACCTCCGTGTGATGGTGTGATAACATCACTAAAAGGCGTAGCACTTTGCGTCTTAGTCGCAGACTGCGCACCTGTTTTGATAATAGATGAACATCTTGGCGTAGTCGCAGCTGTGCATGCGGGACGCGCAGGTGTTACTAGTAAAATTTGCACAAATGCAGTGGGGCTAATGACGAGTGAGTTTGGTTGCCGCGCTAGTAATTTACGCGTATTTATAGGCGCAAACATCAAAGTGCAAAACTACGAAGTAGGCAAACTAGATCTTGGTGAATTTAACCGATACAAAAAAGATGGGAAATTTGATATAAACGCAGCTTTATTAGATGAATTTGCTAAGCTTGGAGTAGATCAAATATCGCTAGATCCTCGTTGCACTTTTGAGAGAGATGAATTATTCTCATACCGCAAACAGAGTAGGACCGGGCGTTTTTGTGGGTTTGTGATGAATAGAGCCACATCGGTAAATAATAAAAGATAA
- the rpsB gene encoding 30S ribosomal protein S2, producing the protein MVTMRDLLECGVHFGHQTRRWNPKMKKFIFGERKGIYIIDLQKTIRYFRYTYNIVRDAAAEGKSVLFVGTKKQAIDAIKEYAEKCGMPYVNHRWLGGMMTNFGTIRQSIRKLEVIEAMEEDGSINLLTKKEALMLRRKKEKLIATLGGIRNMKSLPDMIFVVDTVKEKIAVQEANRLKIPVVAPIDTNCDPDVVDYPIPGNDDAIRSVQLFCQEMAEAINEGKSLLEQDGGEQAASEEVSQDEKDAVVAEAMSEEDFGEDEE; encoded by the coding sequence ATGGTAACTATGAGAGATTTATTAGAGTGTGGCGTACATTTTGGTCACCAAACACGCCGCTGGAACCCAAAGATGAAAAAATTTATCTTTGGCGAGAGAAAAGGTATCTATATTATAGATCTACAAAAGACTATCCGCTACTTCCGCTACACTTACAACATCGTTCGTGACGCAGCTGCTGAAGGCAAGTCAGTGCTATTTGTTGGTACTAAAAAACAAGCTATCGACGCTATAAAAGAGTACGCTGAAAAATGTGGAATGCCTTATGTAAATCACCGCTGGCTAGGTGGTATGATGACAAACTTCGGTACTATCCGCCAGTCTATCCGCAAACTAGAAGTTATCGAGGCTATGGAAGAAGATGGTTCAATAAATTTACTAACTAAAAAAGAGGCTTTGATGCTTCGCCGCAAAAAAGAGAAGCTTATCGCAACTCTTGGCGGTATCCGCAATATGAAAAGCCTACCTGATATGATATTTGTCGTTGATACAGTTAAAGAAAAGATCGCCGTTCAAGAGGCAAATCGCCTAAAAATCCCAGTTGTAGCACCGATCGATACAAACTGCGATCCTGACGTTGTTGACTATCCGATCCCAGGAAATGACGATGCTATCCGCTCTGTTCAGCTTTTCTGCCAAGAGATGGCTGAAGCGATCAACGAAGGCAAATCACTTCTTGAGCAAGATGGTGGCGAGCAAGCTGCTAGTGAAGAAGTAAGCCAAGATGAGAAAGATGCAGTTGTAGCTGAGGCTATGAGTGAAGAAGACTTTGGTGAGGACGAAGAGTAA